From the Trifolium pratense cultivar HEN17-A07 linkage group LG4, ARS_RC_1.1, whole genome shotgun sequence genome, the window ACTTCTGGAGTTGAACCAGTGTCCTACAAGTCAATGTAGGAAGGACAAGTTTTTGCCTCAGCTGAAACTTAATATGAAGTTCCTTTACATTAAATGTGACTTTCAAGTTGGTGTTCTCTAGATTTATAATCTCAGTGTAGCTGACATGGATTCAACAAACAATGTATTTGCATTAGAAAGCAAACGGGAAGTAACCAATACTAGGTGAACATTTGTATCCTAAATTTTGGTATATAAACTCATTCAAAAATGTAATGAAAGTATTTCATTAAATGCATCTCATGCAAGTTTACAAATGCCGCATCTTTTGGAATTTGAATTCTCTACATTCAAAAACTCTAATTTTACTAAAGCACCGTTGTTAATAGTATTTAATCAAGACCAATCCACATAATGTATTCCACAACCTACCCAACATAATGACAATATCATGTTAAGCTGTGCTTATATGTTGTCGTGTAAAAGACTTGGAAAATCACTTAAAATTGATTTCTTACCTGCAACACAAAATCAAAACCAGAAACATGAGGCAAAATCTGTTCCATTGGACTCAATCTCCATTGTTTCTTCAACTTCGTTCCATTCATATATGGAATTTGGATATTTtgcaaaataaattagaaattgATAAGGTATATTACTGGGCCATCAAGCTTTAAACACATGTTAATTAATGATTTggaatatgaaagaaaaaaaattaaagcacACAATTAAACATAGAGGCATcttgacaaagaaaaaaaaaaacacaagaggCATAAATCTCTTCAGCAGAATGTAATGATTTTTCTTATAGTTGCCTGGATATAAGTTATTTcaacatcaaatcaaataagatGTTGATCCATCATcccaaacaaaaataaagattgtaaattaatgatttatcctccaaatgaaagaaaatttttCCTATAAAATAACACATGAGAATAAATTCCTTGAATGCCAAGCTCCTCAATCTTCTGCGTGCTCAAGTTAAACAGAAATATTTCACCATcttcttttgtaaaaaatatacCACCCTTTTTTCCTGTTCCGATAGGACGCTCAATGCAAGACAATGGTCCAACAATAAAAAGTTTAGTCCATGATTCTTTCACACCAACTTCATATAAAATTGATATGTCAAAAGTAGATGTACCAATAATCCATGTGATCAAAGCAATAAAACCACATAACTCCACCAAGTGATGATAAAACATATATTCATCAGCCAAATCTATAGGCACGTCTAAGGGTATAAGTGTTGTAAAGAACACTTCATTGGCCAAATCAAATGACGCCAAGGCTGATTTAACATTTGGAAGGTCACTATCTATATAGTCCCACCAATTACACTTTCCATCCAAGTAAAGTCGCTCACCTAAGTAACTTCCCCGCACAGAAGAATCATGCCATGTATCAAGTTTTTTCCAAGAGTTACTTCTAAGACTGTATGTCTCATAAAAGGATACATGTAATATATCTTCATGCGGCAATTTATAATCATCTCTAACATGGTCATAGCCAAACCCATgaagaaaaatgagaaattgCTGATAAGGTGGTACAGACTCGAGAGGACTTGGAGGAATGACTTtgaattcttttgttgttgGGTTCCAAAATACAATTCTATCATTATTGAGTGAGTAAAGGCAAAGAATTCCAGTAATACTACCAGaatctaaaataccaaaatgaGGATTCTCCTCTAGAAATGAATTTGGAAGATCTAATTCGACCATATTCTCAAATCTATCGCTATAAGGTGAATGAAAAACTTTATCACCAATTGGTAGAAGAAGAGATGTATCTTCATAGCAAGAATGATGATTGGATATGAAATTGTTGCGAAAAATACTCATGAAATTATTGTTTTCAAATAAAAGAGACCATGATTTACAAGCACATCCAAATCGCTTAAGAGATTTTAGGGGCAATTTTGATAGAATGGAAAATGTAAGATCATCGTGTATGTAGTTTCTAACCTTTTCCCTTGTCATAGTCGTAGATTGATCCATCTCTACTTGAAATTGTAACAGGACAAAGAGAGATTTTGATCCGAGCAATTAGTGTGAAAGAAAAACAGACGTGTGAGATGTGAAGAGCAATTAGTGAAATCAACTCTCTTGTAACTTCtacttaatatttttaaaactaaattgatcattaatcattaataattaatataagaaaagaaaagattacTTTGTTATCTTAACATTCTTCATTGCGAAGCAATTAAAAGATCCTTTTATTGAAACAAAtcaatatgattaaaaaaaaaatcaatattatttatttagtatCTGTAAAAATCAATATTGTTTACTGAACAAAGAtagattattaatttttttttttttttttttttgataagcaagaTAGATTATTAATTGGTTTTGTTTAGAGTTTGCAATGTGTAGAAGACATGGAGAATCACTTCATATTGATTTCTTACCTGTAACACAAAATCAAAACCAGAAACATGAGATAATATCTGTTTCATTGGACTCAATCTCCATTGTTTCTTCAACTTCATTCCGTTCATATATGGAATTTGGATATTTTGTTATGGTTTGCTAAATAAATTAGAAATTGATAAGCTCAATTAAACATGGAGGCATCTTGACAGAAAAAAACACGAGGCATAAATTTCTTTAGCAGAAtgtaatgatttttttaaagttgcCTACATATAAGTTATCTCAACAACAAATATGATGTTGATCCATCATcccaaacaaaaataaagattataaaTTCCTATTAATCATGGTCATAAATCTCTgcttaaatatcaaattaatgATTTATCCTCCCATTGAAAGAAATTTTTcctataaattcaattatttgGGTACTCAAATTAAACCATACAATTTCGTCAtcttcttttataaaaaaatatcaccCTTGTTACCTACTCCAATAAGATTGATGAATACAAGTAAGTGGTCCCATAATAAAAAGTTTAGAAAGTATCGTGGctaatcataaaattaaatgtggCTAAATTTTGCGACGTCCCATTATGGTTTTGAAGACACATTTGATTTTCTGATATGATAATGTTTTCTAATTTCATTCTCTTCTCACAACAAATAGTGATTTGGATCTTAATCTTCACAGGACTAGCATTGGCTTCTTCATGTTCTTCTTCAGTACCAACTAACGCACACTCTTATAAACTCCAACTGCATAATCTCCGTCTCCATCTCATTCCTCACCACCTTACTATCCTCCAATACTTAAAAAAGGGAAGAAAACGTCTCCACCAGCACCACTTGTTACACCATTTGACTATTTTAAGCTGGCTGAGACATGGCCAACATCATTTTGCTTTGTTGAAAATTGAGGATTGGTTTTGTTCGACGGCCAAAGGTCGTGTAATGTGAACTGCATTACGGGTGATGGTGGTGGATTGACACCATTTTCAACCAAGCAAAATGATGTTGGCCATGTCTCAGCCAACTTAAAATAGTCAAATGGTGTAACAAGTGGTGATGGTGGAGGTGGTGGAGGAGTTGGTGGAGGCTTTTTCTTCCCTTTTTAAGAATTGGAATTGGATAGTAAGGTGGTGAAGAATGATATGGAGGAGGAGATTCTCTGGTTGGAGTACTTTTGTAATAGTGTGTGTTATTTGGTACTGAAGAAGAACATGAAGGAGCCAATGCTAGTCCTACGAAGATTAAGATCCAAATCACCATTTGCCGTGAGAAGAGAATGAAATTAGAAGACATTATGATATCAGCAAATCAATTGCGTATTCAATGAAATTCTAAGTCCACCAGATATatagtttatttataacatgtttattaTGTGTGAACCCATTACATTTAGTTGTGGGGGATTTCAGAGTATGTTCGAGAAGAGTGCTCCTTCATGTGCTCCTTTTGAGGtttgaggttcgattctctctgacgttaatttgggtggact encodes:
- the LOC123920047 gene encoding F-box/kelch-repeat protein At3g06240-like, encoding MDQSTTMTREKVRNYIHDDLTFSILSKLPLKSLKRFGCACKSWSLLFENNNFMSIFRNNFISNHHSCYEDTSLLLPIGDKVFHSPYSDRFENMVELDLPNSFLEENPHFGILDSGSITGILCLYSLNNDRIVFWNPTTKEFKVIPPSPLESVPPYQQFLIFLHGFGYDHVRDDYKLPHEDILHVSFYETYSLRSNSWKKLDTWHDSSVRGSYLGERLYLDGKCNWWDYIDSDLPNVKSALASFDLANEVFFTTLIPLDVPIDLADEYMFYHHLVELCGFIALITWIIGTSTFDISILYEVGVKESWTKLFIVGPLSCIERPIGTGKKGGIFFTKEDGEIFLFNLSTQKIEELGIQGIYSHVLFYRKNFLSFGG